One window from the genome of Lentibacillus daqui encodes:
- a CDS encoding penicillin-binding protein, with translation MKKNKTTHLMSGILILLFTAIFLVVTGRFLYIQTSGEINGVSLEKWAEQKRTSSYTIPADRGKIMDSNGMTLAYDRSTFRVYAIVDEAYTKDPDHPMHVVDPEKTAKELAPILDIDETSLLKRLQDGLNNDKLFQVEFGADGRQLSQQTKDKIEKLHLPGIKFDKEATRYYPNGMFASQIIGLAKKNDDGITGMTGIEKQMNKILGGKAGHISYQRDKYNTKLLDPKEVMKEPEDGNNVNLTIDQKVQTLLEDVMTQVDKKYSPKRMTAIVMNPKTGEIVAMSNRPSYNPNNPSDVKNWYNDAISTPFEPGSTMKMFTWAAAIEEGVYNGDESYESGEYKVSKRDRAIRDWKQSWGTITYDQGFQRSSNVGAAKLAWEKMDPDRYLDYLKAFDLDKKTDIDLPGEVPGKILYDWPIEKVTTSFGQGTTLTPIQQMKAASAIANDGKMVKPYVISKITDSQTGDTLKETSPEVVGQPISKETADHVRDLLGTVVTDKHGTGKSYKLKDYSVAGKTGTAQIPNKNGGYMYGAENYVFSFLGMAPKDDPQLMMYVSVKQPNLNIDGNYESGEAPVSFIFKNVMKNSLRYLNIDPDKEVDQRVNMVTVPDVAGKKTKVIEKQLTDAGLDVRTIGNGKTIVKASVSEGNKLLPDDRILLVTDQPTMPDMTGWSLREVMQFADLLHLKVEPIGNGYVVNQSIKKGKALKENDKLSVNFETPNKEKNKQESEKKKEDDS, from the coding sequence ATGAAAAAGAATAAGACAACACACTTGATGTCTGGAATCCTGATACTTCTGTTTACTGCGATTTTCCTGGTGGTAACCGGAAGATTTTTGTACATTCAGACATCAGGTGAGATTAATGGGGTCTCATTGGAAAAATGGGCAGAGCAGAAACGAACGTCATCATACACGATTCCGGCTGACAGGGGAAAAATAATGGACAGTAACGGAATGACGCTTGCCTATGATCGGTCAACATTCCGCGTTTATGCTATTGTCGATGAGGCGTATACGAAAGATCCTGACCATCCAATGCACGTGGTTGATCCAGAAAAGACGGCGAAAGAACTTGCACCTATATTGGATATAGATGAGACATCCCTTCTAAAACGTCTGCAGGATGGATTAAACAATGATAAGTTGTTCCAAGTCGAGTTTGGTGCAGATGGCAGGCAGTTATCACAACAGACAAAGGACAAAATCGAAAAATTGCATCTGCCTGGAATCAAATTTGATAAAGAAGCAACGCGCTATTATCCAAACGGTATGTTTGCCTCGCAGATTATCGGACTTGCCAAGAAGAATGATGACGGAATAACCGGGATGACTGGAATCGAAAAACAAATGAACAAGATCCTGGGTGGAAAAGCAGGGCATATTTCGTATCAACGGGACAAATACAATACTAAATTGCTGGATCCAAAAGAAGTAATGAAAGAACCGGAAGATGGCAATAATGTTAACTTAACCATTGATCAAAAGGTGCAAACATTGCTGGAAGATGTGATGACCCAAGTGGACAAGAAATATAGTCCCAAGCGAATGACGGCTATTGTCATGAACCCGAAAACCGGGGAGATTGTTGCCATGAGTAATCGTCCCAGCTATAATCCGAACAACCCATCGGATGTAAAGAATTGGTATAATGATGCCATTTCGACCCCATTCGAGCCAGGGTCAACAATGAAAATGTTTACCTGGGCAGCAGCGATTGAAGAAGGGGTTTATAACGGGGATGAATCGTATGAATCAGGTGAGTACAAAGTTAGTAAACGGGACCGGGCCATCCGTGACTGGAAACAATCGTGGGGGACCATCACATACGACCAAGGATTTCAACGTTCGTCCAATGTCGGTGCGGCAAAATTGGCATGGGAAAAAATGGATCCGGATCGCTATCTGGATTATCTGAAAGCATTTGATCTTGATAAAAAGACAGACATTGATTTACCTGGGGAGGTACCGGGAAAAATTTTATACGACTGGCCAATCGAGAAAGTCACTACTTCCTTTGGACAAGGGACAACATTGACACCGATTCAGCAAATGAAGGCAGCATCCGCGATAGCCAACGATGGAAAAATGGTTAAACCGTATGTTATTTCCAAAATAACCGATTCACAAACCGGAGATACACTGAAAGAAACATCCCCCGAGGTTGTTGGTCAGCCAATTTCCAAGGAGACTGCCGATCATGTACGAGATTTACTTGGGACCGTTGTTACAGACAAACATGGCACAGGTAAAAGTTATAAGTTGAAAGATTATTCTGTAGCTGGTAAAACCGGTACGGCGCAAATACCTAACAAAAATGGCGGATATATGTATGGCGCAGAAAATTATGTGTTTTCGTTTTTAGGAATGGCTCCGAAAGACGATCCGCAATTGATGATGTATGTTTCGGTAAAACAACCAAATCTGAACATCGATGGAAACTATGAATCTGGTGAAGCACCAGTATCATTTATTTTTAAAAATGTCATGAAGAATAGTTTACGTTACTTGAATATTGACCCAGATAAGGAAGTGGATCAACGGGTTAATATGGTTACAGTTCCAGATGTTGCCGGCAAAAAGACAAAGGTGATTGAAAAACAATTAACCGATGCCGGGCTGGATGTTAGAACGATTGGTAATGGAAAAACAATCGTTAAGGCAAGCGTAAGTGAAGGAAATAAATTGCTGCCTGATGACCGGATTCTACTGGTAACTGATCAACCAACGATGCCCGATATGACAGGCTGGTCATTGCGTGAGGTTATGCAATTTGCCGATTTGCTTCATTTAAAAGTCGAACCAATTGGCAATGGTTATGTCGTGAATCAGAGTATTAAGAAAGGGAAGGCGTTAAAAGAAAACGATAAACTATCTGTCAATTTCGAGACGCCGAACAAAGAAAAAAATAAACAGGAAAGCGAAAAGAAAAAAGAAGATGATTCATAA
- a CDS encoding UDP-N-acetylmuramoyl-L-alanyl-D-glutamate--2,6-diaminopimelate ligase — translation MKLNKMLAVLPFYATSETIDSIEINGIEMDSREVKPGDLFVCIKGYTVDGHDFADQAIANGAVAILAEKKLQVSVPVITCANTTKALAMLAVKFYDYPTSKFPLIGVTGTNGKTTVTYLLEAIFNRFNRKTGVIGTIQMKIGEEVYPVKNTTPDALFLQKMFGQMATKQVETAIMEVSSHALDQGRVHGCDFDVAIFTNLSQDHLDYHKSMEDYLRAKSLLFAQLGNSYNKGNKFAVINVDDPASDVLKRSTAQPIITYGCKNAAQVRAEDIHLDATQTTFTLKTPVGDVAITSHLIGMFNIYNMLAASSVAIVENVPLTVIKSALEAITGVSGRFEPVIAGQSFATLVDYAHTPDSLENVLQTIKGFAKGKIYVVVGCGGDRDKKKRPLMAGIAVKYADCAIFTSDNPRTEDPYAILTDMTTGLNSGQYKVIENRKEAITYAVEQATNGDIVLIAGKGHETYQQIGQVKYDFDDRQVAKQAILAKEN, via the coding sequence ATGAAATTAAACAAAATGCTTGCCGTACTACCATTTTACGCAACAAGCGAAACAATCGATTCTATTGAAATCAATGGCATAGAAATGGATTCTCGTGAAGTGAAGCCAGGTGATCTCTTTGTTTGCATCAAAGGTTATACCGTCGACGGTCATGATTTTGCCGACCAGGCAATTGCAAACGGGGCGGTCGCTATCCTGGCAGAAAAGAAATTACAAGTATCGGTACCAGTTATAACGTGTGCAAATACAACAAAGGCTTTGGCAATGCTGGCAGTCAAATTTTACGATTATCCAACCAGCAAATTCCCGCTAATCGGTGTTACTGGAACAAATGGTAAAACCACGGTCACTTATTTGCTGGAGGCGATATTTAATCGGTTTAACAGGAAAACCGGGGTCATCGGTACGATTCAAATGAAGATCGGCGAAGAAGTCTATCCGGTGAAAAACACCACGCCAGACGCATTGTTTTTACAGAAGATGTTTGGACAAATGGCAACGAAGCAGGTGGAAACAGCCATCATGGAGGTTTCTTCCCATGCCTTGGATCAGGGACGTGTGCATGGCTGTGATTTTGATGTAGCGATATTTACAAACTTATCCCAGGACCATTTGGACTACCACAAATCCATGGAAGATTATTTACGGGCAAAAAGTCTGTTGTTTGCCCAATTGGGAAATAGCTATAATAAAGGAAATAAGTTTGCCGTGATCAATGTAGATGATCCAGCAAGTGATGTATTAAAACGCAGTACGGCACAACCAATTATTACATATGGTTGTAAAAATGCAGCACAAGTACGCGCAGAGGATATTCATTTGGACGCAACACAAACAACATTTACTTTAAAAACGCCGGTTGGTGATGTTGCGATTACGAGTCACCTGATTGGTATGTTTAACATATATAATATGCTGGCGGCTAGTTCGGTTGCAATAGTTGAAAACGTACCATTGACCGTTATTAAATCTGCGCTTGAGGCCATTACCGGGGTCAGCGGGCGGTTTGAACCTGTTATTGCCGGTCAATCATTTGCAACCCTGGTTGATTACGCCCACACACCGGATTCGTTGGAGAATGTATTACAGACGATCAAAGGATTTGCGAAAGGTAAAATATATGTAGTCGTTGGCTGCGGTGGTGACCGGGATAAGAAAAAACGCCCATTAATGGCGGGTATAGCCGTAAAATATGCCGATTGTGCCATCTTTACTTCTGATAACCCGAGAACAGAAGATCCTTATGCGATATTAACTGATATGACTACAGGACTAAACTCCGGTCAATACAAGGTGATTGAGAACCGGAAAGAGGCGATCACATATGCTGTCGAACAGGCAACGAATGGTGATATTGTACTGATTGCCGGTAAAGGTCATGAAACATATCAGCAAATCGGCCAGGTGAAGTATGATTTTGATGATCGCCAAGTAGCAAAACAGGCAATTTTAGCTAAGGAGAATTGA
- the mraZ gene encoding division/cell wall cluster transcriptional repressor MraZ: MFMGEFQHNIDTKGRIIVPAKFREELGDSFVITRGLDKCLFAYPMNEWKLLEEKLKKLPLTKKDARAFTRFFFSGAVECEIDKQGRINIPQPLRNYAALDKECVVIGVSNRIEFWANESWEDYFNDSEESFAEIAENLMDFDI; the protein is encoded by the coding sequence ATGTTCATGGGTGAGTTTCAACATAACATTGATACAAAGGGAAGAATTATTGTTCCCGCCAAATTTCGTGAAGAACTTGGGGACAGCTTTGTTATCACACGCGGACTGGATAAGTGCCTGTTCGCTTACCCAATGAATGAATGGAAACTGCTTGAAGAGAAATTAAAAAAACTCCCACTAACAAAAAAAGATGCTAGAGCATTTACCCGTTTCTTCTTTTCAGGGGCGGTAGAATGTGAAATTGACAAACAGGGCAGAATAAATATCCCACAGCCATTAAGAAATTACGCAGCATTGGATAAAGAATGTGTGGTAATCGGCGTTTCCAACCGGATTGAATTCTGGGCAAATGAAAGCTGGGAAGACTATTTCAATGATTCTGAGGAGTCATTTGCCGAGATCGCCGAAAATTTAATGGACTTTGATATTTAA
- the ftsL gene encoding cell division protein FtsL yields MSVNHAHKWEQSYQTQTTKEKQIKVVRKTSWVTKGEKLLYSVASACLLAAGIYMVSFSSSTDSLNRELQTLENKVQQKEVKNEGMLSEKKELSRPERITSIAKKHGLKIQDAEVKHASALNN; encoded by the coding sequence ATGAGTGTAAATCATGCTCATAAATGGGAACAATCTTATCAAACACAAACAACAAAAGAAAAACAAATTAAAGTCGTACGTAAAACAAGCTGGGTTACCAAAGGAGAAAAATTATTATATTCTGTAGCGAGCGCATGTCTACTTGCTGCCGGGATCTACATGGTTTCTTTTTCATCCTCAACAGATAGCCTCAATAGGGAGCTGCAAACACTTGAGAACAAAGTGCAGCAGAAAGAGGTTAAAAATGAAGGAATGCTCTCTGAAAAGAAAGAATTATCCAGACCGGAACGAATTACTTCGATTGCCAAAAAACATGGATTAAAAATTCAGGATGCAGAGGTTAAGCATGCAAGTGCATTAAACAATTAA
- the bshC gene encoding bacillithiol biosynthesis cysteine-adding enzyme BshC: protein MRINPIPIQHQSKLMNDYRNNETKIMDFFDYHPFQQSSYQQRVQDLRERFFNREQLTETLTAINRQWDAPESTYQNIKKLRQDNSVVVIGGQQAGLLTGPMYTINKVISIIQLARQQEKKLSVPVVPVFWIAGEDHDFEEMNHIFLPEIPQMKKYKLMQQVVQKKPVSAIAKDDEYAKQWINQIFAQLQETEHTKPLYDTITNCLNQSTTYVDFFARVIFELFSKEGVVLVDSSHPLLRKLERDHFTTIVDKQMEISRGVYTNEQRLRQLGYTTSLGVQPEDAHLFYHYQGERILLTRTETGEWAGKQNEVSLTTNEMLEIAEGQPELLSNNVVTRPLMQELLFPTLAFIGGPGEVSYWSVLKPAFRAFEMNMPPVVPRLSFTIIERHVEKLLHKYGLKADDVVNDGVTEARGNWLAAQTDPPIKHMIDHLKQAIAQAHKPLQDVSRGIRADLGDLTDKNLHYLFRDIDFLESRLCKEVEAKYTKELHEFDVIHATLHPNNGLQERVWNPLPWLNWYGSGFIEKMTETPCSFTEEHYLIYL from the coding sequence ATGCGAATCAACCCTATTCCGATACAGCATCAATCGAAATTAATGAACGATTATCGAAATAATGAAACGAAAATTATGGATTTTTTTGATTATCATCCATTTCAACAATCAAGCTACCAACAAAGGGTGCAGGATTTACGAGAACGGTTCTTTAACAGAGAACAGTTAACCGAAACGTTGACAGCGATCAATAGACAGTGGGATGCTCCTGAATCAACCTATCAAAATATAAAAAAATTACGCCAAGACAATAGTGTGGTCGTTATCGGCGGTCAACAGGCAGGGTTGCTAACCGGTCCGATGTATACAATAAATAAAGTAATCTCGATTATTCAGCTGGCACGTCAACAAGAAAAAAAATTATCTGTTCCCGTTGTACCAGTATTCTGGATTGCCGGTGAGGATCACGACTTTGAGGAAATGAATCATATTTTTCTACCGGAAATCCCCCAAATGAAAAAATATAAATTGATGCAACAGGTTGTTCAGAAAAAGCCAGTATCGGCAATCGCAAAGGACGATGAATATGCCAAGCAGTGGATAAATCAGATATTCGCCCAATTGCAGGAAACAGAACATACGAAACCATTGTATGATACCATTACAAATTGTTTAAACCAATCGACAACATATGTAGACTTTTTTGCGCGAGTTATTTTTGAACTGTTTTCCAAAGAGGGTGTGGTACTGGTCGATTCCTCCCATCCGTTATTACGGAAACTGGAGCGTGACCACTTCACAACGATTGTAGACAAGCAAATGGAAATTAGCAGGGGAGTATATACAAATGAGCAGCGTTTACGGCAATTGGGATATACTACCTCATTGGGAGTCCAGCCGGAAGATGCCCACTTGTTTTATCATTACCAAGGGGAGCGAATTTTGCTAACTAGAACTGAAACCGGTGAATGGGCGGGAAAACAGAATGAAGTGTCGTTAACAACAAATGAGATGTTGGAAATCGCTGAAGGGCAACCAGAGTTATTGAGTAATAATGTGGTAACGCGACCGTTGATGCAGGAGTTGCTTTTTCCGACGCTGGCGTTTATCGGCGGTCCCGGTGAGGTCAGTTATTGGTCTGTCTTAAAACCCGCATTTCGCGCGTTTGAAATGAACATGCCGCCGGTTGTACCACGTCTTTCATTTACAATCATTGAACGACATGTAGAAAAGCTGCTGCATAAATATGGTCTTAAAGCAGACGATGTTGTGAACGATGGAGTTACAGAAGCACGCGGAAATTGGCTGGCCGCACAGACTGATCCACCAATTAAACATATGATAGACCATCTCAAACAAGCGATTGCACAAGCCCACAAACCATTGCAGGATGTATCGCGTGGGATTCGTGCTGATTTAGGCGATTTGACTGATAAGAATTTACATTATTTATTCCGCGATATTGATTTTTTGGAAAGTCGCTTGTGTAAAGAAGTGGAAGCTAAATATACAAAGGAACTGCATGAATTTGATGTGATTCATGCGACATTACATCCGAATAATGGATTGCAAGAACGCGTTTGGAATCCATTGCCATGGCTGAATTGGTACGGCAGTGGTTTTATTGAAAAAATGACGGAAACTCCCTGTTCATTTACAGAAGAACACTATCTCATATATTTGTAG
- a CDS encoding UDP-N-acetylmuramoyl-tripeptide--D-alanyl-D-alanine ligase produces the protein MLFTTEWLCGLFSDFKGEVTKKIAIEHVTTDSRQQMKKSLFVPLTGDKFDGHDYVKQALDNGAVAVFWRKDRPLPDFLPADFPVFFVEDTLVALQQLAAAYREKIDPTVIAITGSNGKTTTKDLVAAVMKSTYRTHYTKGNLNNHIGVPLTILSMPSETQMLILEMGMNHFGEIEQLSNLAKPDYAVITNIGESHIEYLGSREGIAKAKMEITHGLKPNGELIIDGDEPLLASKHHHDHVTTCGFKDNNMMIIKNVAVSHDETTFTLSDGNEYAISLLGEHHAKNATYAIMLGKHAGIPVPVIKQALQTLELTAMRFEMLTGKNGVSVINDAYNASPTSMKAAIEVVRQMSGFREKVLVLGDIFELGGFAKTLHQSVADVIDDSITAVLTFGDHAQEITKQVSEQHNQVICHHFTERGALLEVLSPYLKKDTLILFKASRGMQFESFVNAIIHQ, from the coding sequence ATGTTATTTACTACCGAATGGCTTTGCGGATTATTTTCCGATTTTAAGGGGGAAGTAACCAAAAAAATTGCCATTGAACATGTTACAACAGATAGTCGCCAGCAAATGAAAAAATCCTTGTTTGTTCCCCTGACCGGTGACAAGTTTGATGGACACGATTATGTTAAACAAGCATTAGACAATGGGGCCGTAGCGGTTTTCTGGCGCAAGGACCGGCCGCTGCCTGATTTTTTGCCAGCTGATTTTCCAGTTTTTTTCGTTGAAGATACGTTGGTCGCATTACAGCAATTGGCGGCTGCATACCGGGAAAAAATCGATCCGACTGTTATCGCGATTACTGGATCCAATGGTAAAACAACTACTAAGGATCTGGTTGCAGCTGTGATGAAATCTACTTATCGCACCCATTACACAAAGGGAAACCTGAATAACCATATTGGCGTGCCATTGACGATTCTTTCCATGCCATCTGAAACACAAATGCTTATACTTGAAATGGGTATGAATCATTTTGGGGAAATAGAACAACTTTCCAATCTGGCCAAACCGGATTATGCGGTTATTACCAATATTGGTGAATCACATATCGAATATCTTGGGTCACGGGAAGGAATTGCCAAAGCAAAAATGGAAATTACTCATGGATTAAAGCCAAATGGTGAGCTTATTATTGATGGCGACGAGCCATTGCTTGCATCTAAGCATCATCATGATCATGTGACCACATGTGGATTTAAGGATAACAATATGATGATCATTAAAAATGTGGCAGTGTCCCATGATGAAACAACATTCACCTTATCTGACGGGAATGAATACGCCATTTCCCTGCTTGGTGAACATCATGCTAAAAATGCAACATATGCGATCATGTTGGGGAAACACGCCGGAATTCCAGTACCAGTAATAAAACAGGCATTGCAAACACTGGAATTAACAGCTATGCGTTTTGAAATGTTAACAGGGAAAAATGGTGTATCGGTTATCAATGATGCCTACAACGCGTCACCAACATCGATGAAAGCGGCAATTGAAGTTGTCAGGCAAATGAGCGGTTTTAGGGAGAAGGTACTGGTGCTTGGCGATATATTTGAACTGGGCGGTTTTGCCAAAACATTACATCAGTCCGTTGCAGATGTGATCGACGACTCGATTACCGCGGTTTTAACATTTGGTGATCATGCACAGGAAATTACCAAACAGGTAAGCGAGCAACATAACCAAGTAATCTGCCATCATTTTACCGAACGTGGGGCATTATTGGAGGTACTTAGTCCGTATCTGAAAAAAGATACGCTTATTCTGTTTAAAGCCTCACGCGGGATGCAGTTTGAATCGTTTGTAAATGCAATAATCCACCAATAA
- a CDS encoding stage V sporulation protein D — translation MKRVSAVTVRKRIVTVFLCGLLVLAVIVIRLGYVQFIIGDKLMAKANNSWTRDIKFQPERGEILDQNGDVLAENVSAPSVIVVPRQVKDPQETAEKLAAVLDLSVDKAYEYVTQAKSQVNINPEGRKISKEQEKEIRTLQLDGVYLAKDSKRHYPNGDALSHVLGFTGIDNQGLMGLELYYDDMLSGKEGSLSFYSDAKGKKLTDLADIYRSPVDGLDLKTTINSKVQTIMERELDLAVEKYNPDGALAIAVNPKTGGVLGMSSRPNFDPENYQEVDSEIFDRNLPIWRTYEPGSTFKIITLASALEEGKVDLDKDTFNDDGSISVEGTHLHCWKSGGHGHQTYLEVVQNSCNPGFVSLGMKLGKEKLFSYIDNFGFGKKTGIDLQGEGNGILFNPEKIGPVEAATTAFGQGVSVTPIQQVMAVSAAINGGYLYKPHIASEWVNPKTKKVVDKVETVTKDRVISGETSKEVRRALESVVAKGSGKPAYIDGYRVGGKTGTAQKVGPGGGYLENNYIVSFIGFAPADDPQIVVYVAVDNPKGTVQFGGVVAAPIVGTIIGDSLRAMGVEPREGGLDKEYVWPEQPKVEVPDLIGMDKHKLMEYQTDLSVETSGSGEYIIDQEPDPGTKLEQGSKIRLYLSDKKDRAGE, via the coding sequence ATGAAACGTGTATCTGCTGTAACAGTCAGAAAACGAATAGTCACTGTTTTTCTTTGTGGATTATTAGTACTAGCTGTCATTGTCATTCGGCTGGGCTATGTACAATTTATTATTGGCGACAAGTTGATGGCAAAGGCCAATAATTCATGGACAAGAGATATCAAATTTCAACCGGAGCGGGGAGAAATACTTGATCAAAACGGTGATGTATTAGCCGAAAATGTTTCAGCCCCCTCCGTCATTGTGGTTCCAAGACAAGTGAAAGACCCACAAGAAACAGCGGAGAAATTGGCCGCTGTGTTGGACTTGTCGGTTGATAAAGCTTATGAATATGTCACCCAGGCGAAATCACAAGTAAATATCAACCCTGAAGGAAGGAAAATCTCCAAAGAACAGGAAAAGGAAATACGGACGCTCCAGCTTGATGGCGTTTATCTTGCCAAGGATTCCAAACGTCATTACCCCAATGGAGATGCTTTATCTCATGTACTTGGTTTTACCGGGATTGACAATCAGGGCTTAATGGGGCTGGAACTTTATTACGATGATATGCTTAGCGGGAAAGAAGGCAGTTTATCCTTTTATTCGGATGCCAAAGGAAAAAAACTAACTGATCTGGCTGATATTTATCGCTCGCCAGTTGATGGCTTGGATTTAAAAACAACCATCAATTCCAAAGTACAAACTATTATGGAACGGGAACTTGATTTGGCTGTCGAGAAATATAATCCGGATGGGGCACTGGCGATTGCAGTCAACCCAAAAACTGGCGGTGTTTTGGGAATGAGCTCCAGACCAAATTTTGACCCGGAAAATTATCAAGAGGTAGATTCAGAGATTTTCGACCGCAACTTGCCAATTTGGAGGACGTACGAACCTGGTTCAACTTTCAAAATTATCACCTTGGCCTCGGCACTGGAGGAAGGCAAGGTAGATTTGGATAAAGATACGTTTAATGATGATGGTTCTATTTCGGTTGAAGGAACACACTTACATTGCTGGAAAAGTGGTGGTCACGGCCATCAAACCTACCTGGAAGTTGTCCAGAATTCCTGTAACCCCGGGTTTGTTAGTCTAGGCATGAAATTAGGCAAAGAAAAACTGTTCTCTTATATTGACAATTTCGGGTTTGGCAAGAAGACAGGAATTGATTTGCAAGGGGAAGGAAATGGTATTTTGTTTAACCCGGAAAAAATCGGTCCGGTTGAAGCTGCGACTACCGCATTTGGACAAGGTGTATCCGTGACACCAATTCAACAAGTGATGGCTGTTTCGGCTGCAATCAATGGTGGCTATCTATACAAGCCGCATATTGCCAGTGAATGGGTTAATCCGAAAACGAAAAAAGTCGTTGACAAGGTAGAAACGGTCACCAAGGATCGGGTCATTTCCGGTGAAACGTCAAAAGAAGTACGACGCGCCTTGGAAAGTGTTGTTGCCAAAGGATCAGGTAAACCGGCATACATTGACGGCTACCGGGTCGGCGGCAAGACTGGAACAGCACAAAAAGTAGGACCTGGCGGCGGATATTTGGAGAATAACTATATTGTCTCATTTATCGGATTTGCCCCGGCCGATGATCCGCAAATTGTTGTCTATGTTGCGGTTGATAATCCAAAAGGTACCGTTCAGTTTGGCGGGGTAGTAGCCGCTCCGATTGTAGGAACGATCATTGGCGATAGCTTACGTGCCATGGGGGTCGAACCAAGAGAGGGCGGATTGGATAAAGAATATGTATGGCCAGAACAGCCGAAAGTGGAAGTGCCTGATTTAATTGGTATGGACAAACACAAACTAATGGAATATCAGACCGATTTGTCCGTTGAAACAAGCGGATCCGGCGAATATATCATCGATCAGGAACCAGATCCGGGAACAAAATTGGAACAAGGCTCAAAAATCAGACTATACCTATCCGACAAAAAAGATCGTGCAGGAGAATAA
- the rsmH gene encoding 16S rRNA (cytosine(1402)-N(4))-methyltransferase RsmH: protein MFKHYSVLKEEAVKGLSIKPEGTYVDCTVGGGGHAEQIASRLTKDGLLVAFDQDIDALRAAEKRLTPYLDRIQFVHANFRQLEGKIDELGINHVDGILFDLGVSSPQLDRGERGFSYQHNAELDMRMNQDQKLSAYTIVNTWPYAQLVKIFFAYGEEKFAKQIARKIESYRETTPIHTTHQLVGIIKDTIPAAARRKGGHPAKRIFQALRIAVNDELTAFLDGLHQAAQVVAIHGRISVITFHSLEDRLCKQAFKKWSTPKEVPRNLPVIPEDHQAPFKLITKKPINPGEQELQANRRSRSAKLRIAEKVSAWNDQFTYREGWKKS, encoded by the coding sequence ATGTTTAAACATTACAGCGTATTAAAAGAGGAAGCAGTAAAGGGATTATCAATCAAGCCAGAAGGTACATATGTTGATTGTACAGTCGGTGGTGGCGGACATGCTGAACAAATTGCCTCCAGATTGACAAAAGACGGGTTACTGGTGGCTTTTGACCAGGACATAGATGCATTACGGGCAGCGGAAAAACGGCTGACACCATACCTTGATCGGATTCAATTTGTTCATGCAAACTTTCGGCAACTTGAGGGAAAAATTGATGAACTTGGGATCAATCATGTAGACGGGATCTTGTTTGACCTTGGTGTTTCATCCCCGCAGCTTGATAGAGGGGAAAGGGGATTTAGCTACCAGCATAATGCAGAGTTGGATATGCGGATGAACCAGGACCAGAAGTTAAGTGCCTATACCATTGTCAATACCTGGCCGTATGCACAATTAGTGAAAATATTTTTTGCTTACGGTGAAGAAAAATTCGCCAAACAAATTGCCCGAAAGATCGAGTCTTATCGTGAGACAACGCCCATCCACACAACCCATCAACTAGTCGGAATTATCAAAGACACAATCCCGGCAGCTGCTCGCAGAAAAGGCGGACATCCGGCAAAACGCATATTTCAAGCATTACGGATCGCTGTAAATGATGAGCTGACTGCATTTCTTGATGGGTTGCATCAGGCGGCACAAGTTGTCGCTATACATGGCAGGATTTCCGTCATTACCTTTCACTCACTGGAAGATAGACTATGTAAACAAGCTTTTAAAAAATGGAGCACACCTAAAGAAGTACCGAGAAATTTACCAGTAATTCCTGAAGATCATCAAGCACCATTTAAATTAATTACAAAAAAGCCAATCAATCCTGGTGAACAGGAACTGCAAGCCAATCGCCGTTCCCGATCAGCTAAATTACGTATCGCAGAAAAAGTTAGCGCATGGAACGATCAATTTACTTATAGAGAAGGGTGGAAGAAATCATGA